A stretch of DNA from Sander lucioperca isolate FBNREF2018 chromosome 8, SLUC_FBN_1.2, whole genome shotgun sequence:
AATCGCACACCAAATTACCTTCCTAACACATTATCATGTGAGGTAAAAATCTTTGTTGACAGTATGGTTATGTAGTTGATATTGATATCAGTGAATTTGGACCAGAACCAGAAAAAAACTAGATTGTTAAGAGCCAGAGAATTGAACGTCAATAAAGAGACTAGGAAACCAGGATAAAGTTTGAGAAGTGTATTAATATACACAGAAACATGGCATACATACAGATAAACACAGGTATGAAAAATAAcaactaaaataataaagtaCGCACATAACAGAAACCCTTTTCAGTTCTATGAGCTCAGTTGTTCTTTGATGACAAGAGTTCAGAGATGTTCAACGTTGGGGCCCATATGAGTTTGGTTTCTGTTTGTCCTCCCACCATGATGAAGGAATCCAGGGCAATCCGTCTAAGTTCATAGTCTCGATCCTGTAGCTCACCACCCAGCCAACTGAACGGGGAATCTCTAAACTGTCAACAAAGATTTTTACATCACATGATAATGTGTTAGGAAGGTAATTTGGTGTGCGATGACATGTCTTATCCTTCATGATATCTTAATGACAAATCAAAATGGtaccactttacttgaggtctaAGAATCTATCCATTACACTGTCATAATAGTGTCATGACAGCCAGTTTTGTGAAATATCCTGTCACACATATATCTGGCCAAGTGCTGGAATTGGTCTCTAACCTTGCACATCTAATTATAATATTCATTATGTCAACATGTCATGAATACAAAAAGAGGTCGATTTTCTTTTATGTCAAGTTGTTATGACAAAGATATCCTCTAGTAaagtcatcctggttaatgtcaagttgttatTACAACGACATCCCAAgcaaatttaatgtcaacttgtcatgaccaagacaacttctggtaatgtcactttgattaatgtcaagttgtcataatcaagacaacccaaacaatgtcaacttgtcatgaccaaaactgaatgacacttaatgacagaagtcataaacgtttatgacttgttaaTAAGGtctatgacagtgtcatgtcatgatTATGTCGGTActgtcaagtaaagtgttaccctctAATTTGATAAATGGCTCACTGACTTGAGTCCTTGTCTGCAGTATGTTGACTTTGTTTAACATCTTTCCACAGATGGCATCAGGCTTTCCGTTTGCTTTGTTGCTCTGTTTGTCCAACGGACTGTTGGCTCCATCTGTAAGTAAAAACTATGCaactattaatttaaaaaacaactcaaTGTGTTGCACATGCAGTATAATGCAGTGGTTTCCCAACCTGTAAGATTATGAGACAGTGATTAAATAATGTTACTAGTTTTAATGTAGGCTGAGTGCAAACTGTAAGCTGAAACATTAGATACGTTTgttctgtgaagcactttgggcTGCATGTTTGTAtcaaaggtgctatataaataaagttgagttGAGTAGTCCTGTAATTAGACTGCTCGTGTTTAAATACTTAAAAGATTCAGACTGATTCAGGAATGTCTTTTTGTGATCACAGTGTTATGGACAAATCTCCCGCCCAGGTCAGTACAGTATCTCTGACTTGTTGCTCTGATTGTATTTGACTTGTTTGTTCGTATAATGTTACATAGGGGGTGGtattgtttgttgtgtgtgtgtgtgtgtgtgtgtgtgtgtgtgtgtgtgtatgtgtgtgtgtgtgtgtgtgtgtgtgtgtgtgtgtgtgtgcgcctccttcctctcttctccaTGTTGGTTTGTCTTAGTTTTTTCAACGTCCTTGATTTTACTAATCAAGGAATTTTCAGGGAGACCAAGATGTTGCAAAACATAAGATCTTAATTCAACCAAAGACCTGAGTTACTCTGCAGAGGAACTGAAGACATTCTCTAGCATGCAACTCATTTATACATTTGGGAGGATGGAGTCCATACCAGTACATCACGCGTTTAACATTAGGTACCACATAAGGCCATTGACCTCGCTGTCCCTGGATGTACACCCagatgttaaaggagaattccggtcgatttcaacacgtagctctgttgtttgtaaattaggagtgctgtcagtagcgagaaaaatgaaaacaatcggtgctgcctacaccgtgttatcctcctgctagcgttagcacccaggaggctgaaacaagGCAAGTTTTtgtgcttttagcctctaaacatgctcgaaatgtcattacaagtgcctacccatgtgaagtgattcctcccgagtgaacacagtgaatctgactgcagtagatgtgaaagaaatacattaaagttgtaataattcagctctgtttagttcttagggaccgtctacaaactacaacaccaaaacTTCCTTCTAGTTCTACTTcagcacttactttaaaaaataagcatatgccatttttttttttaagaacaattttttattgtttttatattttctaacatacagaacagacaaatacaattgaacaagaccaaaaaccctctcccccccaccccctccctctGCGAtcttgaggaaaacaaaacaaacaaaaaaactaaaatcacaCCTTGTCTAGTCACTCTCCTCCAATTCTtttgatgctgaggtcattaggtctgatatttgtgctgctgtgcttttccataggtctatagtcgatgatttggctttgttaatccttgctgtagagatctcaagcataactatgtctggAAAATACggcaaccactgttttatacaaagtgaTAATAGAAGAATAGTgaatcttcctctgtctctcgagcatgtgtaatttagagtcgtcattaagtaacaaaacaatcgtgtcagtaggaattcgacatcctatcacatcagatattattgatgttgttttattccagaactcatgcacctgttcacactcccagaccatgtgcaggaaagttccagtttgttcaggttgacagaacgtgtaaTAGGGAGttggaatgactttagagacatatctcttctgaggagtccaatatgtcctatgataTATGTTGAAAttgatctgctggtgatttgggttcttggaacaatggaaaatgttgtcccaaactgtctcccaattaattgcgttcccctcaAGGCTTAGCTCTCCCTCCCATTTCCTTGTTATTGGGAGTTGTCAAATGGATACTTACATCAGTTTAGTATAGATCTTGGacgctaatcctctcacaggaatatcaacaaaccatttaatgactgggtgcgcctcaagactgtttccccatggcactccataacattttagggctgatcttcaGCACAGATacaagaagaaggatgtcctagggacctcaaactagctctcaggtcttcaaaactcaacatacctttctcattgaatagctggtttacagtataaatgcctctgtcactccactgcttacaagcaaagggtttgttaccagacattaagtgtgtattgtgccaaattggggtgttcaaatgccacttattggtgtagcgcAGTTgttcctccacctgtttaaagttggtcaatgtgcTGGTAATAATAGGGCCGAAGGCTAGCATACTTTTTTTTGGACtcacacctgcaaaggcaagaTCTTGAcctccagtgaggttttgctcaatttctctccatgggactgtagatgaagggtccatccacactctgagggcccgtagctgaaaggctctgtggtacactttaaggttgAGGAGGGCCAAGCCTCCCATGTTTAtggtacgttgcagggtagagtattttagcctaggttgtttattattccaaaaatACTGCCAAAttaaggtatcaagtttcttccagaaatgtgtCGGTGgtggtaaggggatcattgtacttaagaaattcacacgaggaactatgttcattttaacaacagcaatcctggagcgtagtgatgccggcagcgcagaccaattggccagatccctttgaacactacttagtatagtttcatagttgtcctggacgaCTCGCTGTATGGATGCgtgtatggtgatgcccaaatatgtcattttgctttgggttggtattgtaacactaCTGGCTGAGGccacatgcctgttgttcaataaaagattagatttattccagttaattttatagctggagattgagccaaattcgttgaAGATCCTAAGAAAttttggaatagagtcctcaagatcagcAATGTCACAAAATATcgtctgcaaataatgatattgagctgctattggatttaatctggacattacagattttattctggtttatggcttgggctaactCAATCTCAAGAGAGATTGCAAACAGCATGGGGGAGAGCAGACATCCCTGTTGCGAGGCctgcatatgcctatttttgaaaattacATCCTGGTAGGGATTAGGgacaaaaaaattacaatacaacaaaacaatacaaacggCTACGTAACAAGAATCtaactttctcttttttccaacattgtgTTGAAGGTCCCTGCCCTCCTGGATGGACTCAGTTCGGCTCTCGCTGTTTCAGTTTCAACTTCCATGGAAAGAGTTGGATCGATGCAGAGGTACAGCAGTTTTATCAAGACTGTCCTGACCTATATTTAGATTTCTAGTGGCGGTGTcctctagtggccatagtaGTTATGACAGGAGCAAAAATTAAATCactttacttcctgctttgctgctgtcataactactacagccattagagggcgccgccactataaACCTAAATATGAGTCCTAATTGCTacttgaacaaacaacttatgggttttttgggggaggacagtctctaaaagtattaatactttgttacagtaaaagtcctgcattgtcCTAAGGTATGTCAGTATAAAAATGAGATGTCCTAAGATTGCATCTGTTAAAATTGTGATTAGGTTTAtgttttattcttaaatgtttttaacagGGGCGTGTCTAGGATTTGAGTAGATTCGGGGCTTAGCCCGaacccatttaaataaactgaatgcaatgcaaaacagcgattggcttgcccagcttgtGAATAGCCAGTGTATGTTAATTTTAGCTGACCAGTTTGCAGATGTTATTTAGATGGCACCActatttggcctaatcataactggcctggcaacccaaaggccaaggttttgtttccagatctgTGTGGTGGCTTATGAGAGGGTGGGATCTGGGGGTCCACCCCCATAATTTAtttagcattaaacacttcatttcctgcattctgttgaatttttttgcaacaatttctacctttttctgaatcaatttatgcaggaaatatctttatgtaaaggaaaacatagattacaatcaaaatataatggaatatattgcagtaaggctgTCAGGCtgtcattctgtattgctttcaactatttattctcctttggatcgacttttctaattctatctgagtcagcacacatgtaacctaggcatcatttactcctccctcctcctttgcgtcttttgttgaggaagtaatcTCCTttaatgtgcatatgacaataattcacctcaatgatacattcatttattttaatgtattaataatCCCCTGGACTGttatatttcagatgtgtttgagcaagatgtctgctcatgttcaaaactttgtgcacatacaaaatatatctgtgttctctgagatttggatgagttgtgatattttgagaaaaataaagttatataagCTATtaaaagaataaagtcactatatttcagacaGTAATCTACCTGTACCATAGTCTGCTGCTGTGCAATACGTgatgatacggtagatctcagaccttctgacagactcagagccccctttgagactctggtctctgaatgacacaaagtttagggaagtggctgtatgCTGCTATACGTCGGAGGTGGGAAACCGAAACTgcggcagaaatacacggagcacaaacgggacacatctgctgcagcatCTCCACAGCAGAGTGCATCCATtacaaacctgaagctgtacAGACCACGGAAGGCGTgctgctcatctctatttttacagcgagagtggacactgagcgacgcacaggtctgcttccgAGCTCCGTCTGTTAGAGTCTGAACCGTAGACTGGAAACGTCACGTCACgggaacttcaaactaaataATTTTTTGCCCTCCTAAACTTTGTGTTGATGGCATCAGTGTATTAGATTTGGCTTTAATTTCTCTGAAAATTACACCTTTCACAGCTTTCCTCACTTAGAGACGGTTGCTAGGTGATAGCAACAAATACGGCATGATGGTCAGACCCCGCACGTAGCTGCCCGTTCTTTTTGTCTCAGAAAAATAAACTGGACAAAGTTACAGTTTTACCAGGAGTTCTAGCACAATGAAATAAGGCATCTTATGATTTTGGGGGTTTACATCGGCTATTGtccggtttcatatttgtcagtcaacttttcaaaatacattcggggctacacgcaaaacattcggggctgaatCCCCGGCAAAATCGACTGACGCCGCCTCTGGTTTTTAACCTATTATATTGTCTCCATTAGAACTTCTGCAAGACCGCCGGTGGGAATCTGGCTTCCGTCCACTCAGAAGAGGAATATGTATTCCTCAGAGACTTCATTAACCAAGTGACCGGTGAAAACAGACGGACCTGGATGGGAGGCTTTGACACAGTGAAGGTGAGACTTTTATcatcacaggaagtgatgtcactgGTCTCTCATGGTATCAACAAAATTAAATTtgatgaaataaataaagaacagaaagaGGAAAATTACTCTAAATGAAACAACAGAAAAAGGAGGATCCTCTTTTGATTTTACTTTAACTTTGAACCAATCTCTCTCCTCCAGGAGGGCGTGTGGATGTGGTCTGATGGATCCACATTCGACTACAAAAGCTGGGGTCCAGGGCAGCCTGACAACACCGGCGGAATTGAGCACTGTCTTGAGATGAACTATAatggtaaaaaacaacaacatataaaacatcttgtcttttaaataaatatgatgATGCAACAATGACCTCTAAACTTATAGCAGGCGGTCATATTTTGCAGTCTGAAAGATAAAAAGTTAGACATTAAAACTCTGGAAACTCTCTCTACAGACAAATGGAACGACGATACGTGTACCAACATATATCCTTTCCTGTGCTCCAAGAACCTGTGAGGCCTCCCTCCATCATGATCTCACTACAGCTCATCTATAATCTCTATCATTGATTGACTTACAGTTTGTTCTGCAGACAGAAACAGCtctctgctgacagactcactCTCACTTGTTTATTATCTGAAGAGTTAGGAAACGGTTCACATTTCAGTTTTAACATTAGAAGGAAACTGACTGTCTGAGCTGGACAAAAACATAATCAGTTATTGGACTTTTAATctataaataacacaaaatgaaatacagaaaacagctctgtccaaaggtaacaacatCCACCTACCAGACATGAGTGGTGATGATCTTCTcttcaaaaatgtccaaatagaaaataaaatccaAATGTTGTCAGAACTTTCTGTGATACAAGAGGAGTTTGTGGTGTGTTGGGTTCTTTAGTCATCTGTTTTCCTTCACTTTATAATCAATaagcattaaaaaataaaagacatattgTCACAAACAGTGTCTGGTCCGGACTTATTGAACCTCGTTTTCTTTAAAGTGACAAACAGTTATATAATTTAGAATAATATGTTATTGCTTTTCTTAAAtaattacaataaaaacaagGTTAAGATACTAATctaatatacaaataaacacattgatgaatagattaaattagggctgcagctattgattattttatcgattaatcgagtaattgGATGAGAAATACTTATAAttatacaatagtttggtttaattgTCGGAAAAAGCAACACTTGTATTGCatacattgcttacaatatcatctctcaaaaatACAAGAATgtattccaaacgagccgccattatggtcggctttgaaattcgggagaagccagacccgcTTGACGCATTAGTAATTTCCGgatttaattttttgggcgacaatacagattagcgccgcctgctgttatggagacatattacgtcttgcgcatgtgcagaaagtacactcaagtcggcgtcgcttcacTGTGTTCCGAGACAGTTTTGTGTGTGACCACCGGGTGGAGCGTTGACACAGGAAATGCTTATAGAAATCAACAGCCACAAGTACAGGTGTGTGGCAAAAGGGAAGGCAAACAGCTTTTTACTGTGTCAGCAGTATTGTTTGATTTGTGTTTAACTGTAGAGATAAATTAAACTTAACTGAGATGAAATGGACAAACCTGAAATATACCTGTGCTACGGTGAGCATGTAAGCATGCACAGTCTGACTCTATAAGCTGGCCAAAACATAATCAGTAATTGGACTTTTAATCTAGTGaataacacaaaatgaaatacagaaaacattaaaatactCAACACCCATTTTAGTTTCCTGAATTCTGTCTGTTATAAACAGCGTCCACGGATCTGATAAGAAAAAACTTATTTTGATTTCTTTCTAAAAGTTAATGTTGTGATCGATACAACTCTCGTCTGTACATTAATTATGAAGTTCCCTTCGAGCAAACGTTAGCttatcttagcataaagacttgaaACATGTATCTGCTCTATGCAGTCTGGGAAATCTCCTGGGCCTGATGGCCTTCCGATTGAATTTTATAAAAAGTTTTCCACAAACACTGCTCCTATGCTGCTAAATATGCTAATGAATCCCTATTAACTGGGATCCTCTCCCCTTCTCTTCGGCAAGCCTCTATctctttaatataaaaaaaataaggacCCAGACCATTGTTCATCTTACCGCCCCATTTAATTACTTAATGCTGATGTTAAGATTCTTGCTAAGGCTCTTTCCCTCAGACTGGAATTGGTCCTCCCCTCCATCATACACTCAGAACAGACATTCCTTTTCCAACATACGGCGCCTCTTCAATGTCATTTATGATGACCGCAATTCTCAGTGTCCAGAGGTAGTTGGATTGTTGGACTCTGAGAAAGCTTTTGATAGGGT
This window harbors:
- the LOC116046601 gene encoding galactose-specific lectin nattectin-like isoform X1 — translated: MLTLFNIFPQMASGFPFALLLCLSNGLLAPSCYGQISRPGPCPPGWTQFGSRCFSFNFHGKSWIDAENFCKTAGGNLASVHSEEEYVFLRDFINQVTGENRRTWMGGFDTVKEGVWMWSDGSTFDYKSWGPGQPDNTGGIEHCLEMNYNDKWNDDTCTNIYPFLCSKNL
- the LOC116046601 gene encoding galactose-specific lectin nattectin-like isoform X2, encoding MASGFPFALLLCLSNGLLAPSCYGQISRPGPCPPGWTQFGSRCFSFNFHGKSWIDAENFCKTAGGNLASVHSEEEYVFLRDFINQVTGENRRTWMGGFDTVKEGVWMWSDGSTFDYKSWGPGQPDNTGGIEHCLEMNYNDKWNDDTCTNIYPFLCSKNL